From a region of the Corythoichthys intestinalis isolate RoL2023-P3 chromosome 7, ASM3026506v1, whole genome shotgun sequence genome:
- the alg6 gene encoding dolichyl pyrophosphate Man9GlcNAc2 alpha-1,3-glucosyltransferase: MRLKPVSLNRCLPLKYTKPKLYILRIMQSWCLVSICVLLGVVVRWGVSLNSYSGAGKAPIFGDYEAQRHWQEITYNLPVHEWYFNTTDNDLNYWGLDYPPLTAYHSLICAHIAQIINPEWVQLHKSRGYESTTHKLFMRTTVLVADFFIYIPAMVLYCLWLHDGTIKRKICTLLCFLIYPGLILIDYGHFQYNAVSLGFTLWAVLALGLGWDGLGSMAFSLGLNYKQMELYHALPFFCYLLGKCFQMGLLEGGLLMLLKVAVTVLVTFALCWLPFLSDPAQTLQVFRRIFPVARGLFEDKVANTWCSLNTVIKIRSVLSSDFQLYLSFACTVLAVLPSCIRLLTKPTFWQFKLALVNSSLGFFLFSYQVHEKSILLASLPVCLFLNDLPLISVWFLQASSFSMLPLFLKDGLLVPYVVTSLAFVYFSIYLLSALEHCSEEELGLGSFQKLLFFLPRMDLACILKWKFYISIFAMGCLSVASITLSPPPHLPDLFPVLVSTFSFVHFLGTFVYFNVIQFSEQPSKNRHKKNK, encoded by the exons ATGAGACTGAAACCTGTCTCGTTGAATAGATGCTTACCACTCAAATACACAAAACCTAAACTTTACATTTTGAGAATAATGCAGAGTTGGTGTCTCGTTTCAATATGTGTTTTACTTGGCGTTGTCGTGAGATGGGGAGTGTCCTTAAATTCTTATTCCG GTGCCGGAAAAGCACCCATATTTGGCGACTATGAAGCACAGCGTCACTGGCAAGAAATAACCTACAATCTTCCAGTGCATGAATG GTACTTCAATACTACAGACAATGATTTGAATTACTGGGGTCTTGACTATCCTCCTCTGACTGCCTATCACAGCCTAATATGTGCTCATAT TGCCCAGATAATTAACCCTGAATGGGTGCAGCTTCACAAATCCAGAGGTTATGAAAGTACCACACACAAGTTATTTATGAGAACGACAG TGCTTGTTGCAGATTTCTTTATATACATCCCTGCCATGGTATTATATTGTTTATGGCTGCATGATGGAACTATTAAGAGAAAG ATTTGCACTCTGCTCTGCTTTCTCATCTATCCAGGGTTAATTCTCATTGACTATGGACATTTTCA GTACAATGCAGTGAGCTTAGGCTTTACCCTGTGGGCTGTTCTTGCTCTGGGACTAGGCTGGGATGGACTAGGCTCCATGGCCTTCTCCCTGGGCCTCAATTACAAACAGATGGAGCTGTACCATGCTCTGCCCTTTTTCTGCTACCTCCTGGGAAAGTGTTTCCAAATGGGCCTACTGGAAGGAGG GTTGTTGATGTTGCTGAAAGTCGCTGTTACGGTGTTGGTGACCTTTGCTCTCTGCTGGTTGCCCTTCCTGTCTGACCCTGCTCAGACTTTGCAGGTGTTCAGGAGAATTTTTCCCGTGGCTCGAGGCCTGTTTGAG GATAAGGTGGCCAACACGTGGTGCAGTTTGAACACTGTGATAAAGATCCGATCTGTGCTGTCCAGTGACTTCCAACTCTACCTCAG ttttgcCTGCACTGTTCTGGCAGTTCTTCCATCCTGCATCAGGCTTTTGACAAAACCTACATTCTGGCAGTTTAAATTGGCTTTG GTAAACTCATCTCTGGGTTTTTTCCTCTTCTCCTATCAAGTCCATGAGAAGTCAATTCTCTTGGCTTCCTT GCCTGTCTGTCTCTTCCTGAATGACCTTCCACTAATATCGGTTTGGTTTCTGCAAGCTTCTTCATTCAG CATGCTGCCTCTGTTTCTGAAGGACGGTCTCCTGGTGCCATATGTTGTGACTTCGTTAGCCTTTGTCTACTTCAGCATCTATTTGCTGTCAGCACTAGAGCACTGTTCGGAAGAAGAGCTtggattgggatctttccaaaagcTCTTGTTCTTCCTACCCAGAATGGACCTGGCTTGCATTTTGAAATGGAAG TTCTACATCAGCATCTTTGCCATGGGCTGTTTGAGCGTCGCAAGCATCACTCTCTCCCCACCACCTCATTTGCCCGACTTATTTCCTGTGCTAGTGTccacattttcttttgttcatttCTTGGGGACATTTGTCTACTTCAACGTCATCCAGTTCAGTGAACAGCCAAGTAAAAATAGACATAAGAagaacaaataa